A stretch of Usitatibacter palustris DNA encodes these proteins:
- a CDS encoding tetratricopeptide repeat protein: MASLYELLHEAATHHQAGRLAAAATLYRSVLAAHPYNSDAHHNLGVLAMQEGRGLDDALPHFKQAWENDPSHPQYGLSYVKALTLANRPADARVVHADGLRRGLAWPPLAAMQPARSIVEPPEGWRLHASRLLDTGLLLEALDGFSRALGQRADDVEAQLGLARTLAALSRHEEAARAFREVLAVRPEWTAALVGHARALVALGRTPEAEASYRRALALEPSNADAYSGIGVILLEARRFAEAEALCRSVLARAPWRFDVHHDLGTLLTQVGRIEEARVCYREVLALRPDHLEARSCMLFLEHYTATRPSAALLEQSRAYGTLARTHAPGPYRAWSCTAHPGPLRVGLVSGDLREHPVGFFIEGLVAHADPARIEWIAYPTLAHTDELSGRLRKHMRGWRSLVGLPDAQAAQRIHDDGVHVLLDLAGHTMHNRLPVFAWKPAPVAASWLGYFATTGVAEIDYVLADRVSIPESLAPQFTERVLYLPDTRLCFTAPENAPEPRPLPAPERGHVTFGCFQSHPKITEEVLAAWSRILAACPGSRLRVQNASLAGADGVRAFHERLARAGIAGARVDLHGVSLRDRYLAECGEVDFLLDTFPYPGGTTTCEALWMGVPTLTLEGETMIARQGASLLAAAGLGGWIARTADEYVALAIERARDVAGLAALRLELRERVRVSALFDAPRFARAMEGVLFEAWNGR, translated from the coding sequence ATGGCGTCCCTCTACGAACTCCTCCACGAGGCAGCGACGCATCACCAGGCCGGGCGCCTGGCCGCGGCGGCCACCCTCTATCGCTCGGTGCTCGCGGCCCATCCGTACAACTCCGACGCCCACCACAACCTGGGCGTGCTCGCGATGCAGGAAGGGCGTGGCCTGGACGACGCCCTGCCCCACTTCAAGCAAGCGTGGGAGAACGATCCGTCGCACCCGCAGTACGGATTGAGCTACGTGAAGGCGCTCACGCTTGCGAACCGGCCCGCGGATGCGCGCGTCGTTCACGCCGATGGACTACGGCGCGGCCTGGCGTGGCCACCGCTCGCGGCGATGCAACCCGCGCGAAGCATCGTCGAACCGCCGGAAGGTTGGCGTTTGCACGCAAGTCGGCTCCTCGATACCGGCCTGCTGCTCGAGGCGCTCGATGGTTTCTCGCGGGCGCTCGGGCAGCGAGCCGATGATGTCGAAGCGCAGCTGGGCCTCGCACGCACGCTCGCCGCACTGAGCCGCCACGAAGAGGCCGCGCGCGCGTTTCGCGAAGTGCTCGCCGTGCGCCCCGAGTGGACCGCCGCCCTGGTCGGGCATGCAAGAGCGCTCGTGGCCCTGGGCCGCACACCCGAAGCCGAAGCGAGCTACCGTCGTGCGCTCGCCCTCGAGCCGTCGAACGCCGATGCGTATTCGGGCATCGGAGTGATCCTGCTCGAAGCCCGGCGATTCGCGGAAGCCGAGGCGCTCTGCCGTAGCGTGCTCGCGCGCGCTCCGTGGCGCTTCGACGTCCACCACGACCTGGGCACGCTGCTCACGCAAGTCGGCCGGATCGAGGAAGCGCGTGTCTGCTATCGCGAGGTGCTGGCGCTTCGGCCCGATCATCTCGAAGCGCGATCGTGCATGCTCTTTCTCGAGCACTACACGGCCACGCGCCCCTCGGCGGCCCTGCTCGAACAATCGAGGGCCTACGGCACACTCGCGAGGACGCACGCCCCGGGGCCCTACCGTGCGTGGTCCTGCACGGCGCACCCCGGCCCGCTGCGCGTGGGCCTCGTTTCCGGAGACCTGCGCGAGCATCCGGTGGGATTCTTTATCGAAGGGCTCGTCGCCCACGCCGATCCGGCGCGAATCGAATGGATCGCGTATCCCACGCTCGCCCATACCGACGAGCTCTCGGGCCGCTTGCGCAAGCACATGCGCGGCTGGCGGTCGTTGGTCGGGCTGCCTGATGCCCAGGCCGCACAGCGAATCCACGACGACGGCGTCCACGTCCTGCTCGACCTCGCCGGCCACACCATGCACAACCGCCTGCCGGTGTTTGCGTGGAAGCCCGCGCCGGTCGCCGCCTCGTGGCTGGGCTACTTCGCCACGACGGGCGTTGCCGAGATCGACTATGTGCTCGCTGATCGCGTCAGCATTCCCGAATCCCTCGCGCCGCAGTTCACCGAGCGCGTGCTCTATCTGCCCGACACGCGCCTGTGCTTCACCGCGCCCGAGAACGCGCCCGAGCCCCGGCCCCTTCCGGCCCCGGAGCGCGGCCATGTCACCTTCGGCTGCTTCCAGTCGCATCCGAAGATCACGGAGGAAGTGCTCGCGGCGTGGTCGCGGATCCTCGCCGCGTGTCCAGGCTCGCGCCTGCGGGTCCAGAACGCATCGCTCGCGGGCGCCGATGGCGTGCGTGCATTCCACGAGCGTCTTGCGCGCGCGGGCATCGCTGGCGCTCGCGTCGACTTGCACGGCGTCTCGCTGCGTGACCGTTACCTCGCAGAATGCGGCGAGGTCGACTTCCTGCTCGACACGTTCCCGTATCCCGGTGGCACGACGACGTGTGAAGCGCTCTGGATGGGCGTGCCCACGCTCACGCTCGAGGGCGAGACGATGATCGCGCGCCAGGGAGCGAGCCTGCTCGCGGCGGCGGGCCTGGGCGGCTGGATCGCGCGCACGGCCGATGAGTATGTCGCCCTCGCGATCGAACGGGCTCGGGACGTCGCGGGGCTTGCGGCATTGCGGCTCGAGCTCCGCGAACGCGTGCGCGTCTCCGCCCTGTTCGATGCCCCCCGGTTCGCCCGGGCCATGGAAGGCGTGCTTTTCGAGGCCTGGAATGGCCGTTGA